The genomic region ACTAGATCAATTTGTTAGTCATTATGATTATTCAAATGGGGGATATGTTACTATTTATGGCAAAAGATACCCAATACGATTAGAAGATAGAAAACAATTACATTGTGATATCATAGAAGGAATAATGGTTGTAAATCATGTGAATATTGAAAAAGTAGTATCGTTATATTTAAAAAAAGAATTATATAATTATTGTGTGGTAAGAACCAAAGAAATAATAGAAGCTTGTTTTCATTTTAAACAACCTTCTATTGAAATAAAAAAATATAAAAGTAGATGGGGAAGTTATTATCATGGAATACATAAAATAACATTGAACCAATCTTTAGTCCATTTACCAAAAGACTTAATAGATTATGTCATTGTCCATGAACTATGTCATGTATTACAAAAAAATCATTCTAAGCTATTTTATCATGAAGTCGCATTAAGAATGCCAGATTATAAACAAAGAGAACAAAGGTTAAAAAAGGAAAATATATGATTACATCACTTACTAATTCAACAATTAAAGAACTAATGAAATTAAAACAAAAGAAATATCGTACAAAACACTATTTAGTAGAGGGAGAACATTTAGTAGAAGAGGCATTGAAGAATGGGGTAGTAGAACAAATTATTAGTACAAAAGAAATAGATCATAATACATTAGTTGTATCTCCTGAAGTAATGGAAAAACTTGCCTTCACTCCTTCTCCACAATCTATTATGGCTAAATGTAAAATAGTAGTACAAGACTTTGATTGTACTAAAAAGAAATATTTATTATTAGACCGATTACAAGATCCTGGTAATGTTGGAACATTGGTTCGCAGTGCGTTAGCTTTTGGATATGATCAAGTTATTTTATCGAATCAATCAGTAGATTTATATAATGATAAAGTGTTACGTTCAATGCAAGGAGCACATTTCTCTATTGCTTGTATTTATGGTTCTTTAGAAGAGGTGGTTGGTATGTTACAACATCAAGGAGTATATGTGGTAGGAACTGCTTTAGAAAATGGACAGGATATTGCTTGTATTGAAAAACATGAAAAAATGGCTATTATTATGGGGAATGAAGGAAATGGAATGGAGCTTAAGTTGTTGCAACAATGTGATGCAATTGGTTATATTCCAATTCATACAATTGAATCTCTAAATGTAGCGATAGCAGGTGGTATAATGATGTATCATTATAAATAAGTCTTGAAAAGATAATGATATTTGATATAATAGTTAAGAAATACGTTGATGAGGACTAGTACATATAGAAAATTGTTAAAGAGAAGAAAGTATTGCTGAAAGCTTTCTACAAGGACTATATCGAATTCACCTTGGAGTGCGACTAATTATCGCCGTAAACACTACGTTACAGTGAATTAAGGGCATAGTAGAAATACTATGAATTAGGATGGTACCGCGATTTAATCGTTCCTATTTTTAGGAGCGATTTTTATTTTAGGAGGAAAAATATGGATGAATTATTAAAAATTAAAGAAGAGGCATTAGCTAAAATAGAAGCATGTACTAATTTGTCTTCTTTAAATGATGTAAGAGTTGTTTATTTAGGGAAAAAAGGTCCTATTCAAGATGCAATGAAATCTATGAAAAATATGGCACCAGAAGAACGTGCTAGTTTTGGACAAGTATCAAACCAAGTAAAACAAGAAATTACACAAGCAATTGAAGTAAAGAAAGAAGTATTAGAAAAAGCTGTTTTATTAGAGAAACTAAGTAAAGAGAATATAGATATTACTTTACCAAGTAACTTCATTCCCTTAGGATCATTACATCCTTTAACAGTAGTAGCTCGTGATATTGAAGAGTTATTCTTAGGAATGGGATATACGATTGAAAGTGGTCCAGAAGTAGAAAGTGATCACTATAACTTTGAATTAATGAATTTACCAAAAGACCATCCTGCAAGAGATATGCAAGATACTTTCTATATTGATGAAAATACATTAATGAGAACACATACTTCACCTGTGCAAGCTAGAACCATGCTTGCAGCCAAAGGAGAGGGTCCTATTAAAGTTATTTGTCCTGGTAAAACATATCGTCGTGATGATGATGATGCTACGCATTCACATCAATTTATGCAATGTGAAGGTTTAGTAATTGATAAAAATATTACAATGGCTGATTTAAAAGGTACATTAGAAGTATTCGCTAAAAAAATGTTTGGTCAAAAACGTCAAATTCGTTTACGTCCTTCTTATTTCCCTTTTACAGAACCATCTGTAGAGGTAGATATTAGTTGTCATAATTGTGAAGGAAAAGGATGTCCAATGTGTAAACATACTGGATGGATTGAAGTATTAGGTGCTGGTATGGTAAACCCACATGTATTAGAGATGTGTGGATTTGATCCTTTGGTTTATCAAGGATTTGCTTTTGGTATCGGAATGGAACGTGTAGCGATGTTAAAATACGGTATTGATAATATCCGTTATTTCTATAACGATGATTTAAGATTCTTAGGACAGTTTAGTAGAAAGGGATAAAGAGTATGAATGTAAGTTTACGTGTATTAAATAACTACGTGAAAGTAGATGATATAGAACCAATTGATTTAGCGAATAAAATTACTTCTGTTGGATTGGAAGTAGAGGGACTTCACTCACTAGCAAAAGGAACAAAGTTAGTAGTTGGATATGTCCATGAATGTCGTCCTCACTGTGATAGTGATCATTTAAATGTTTGTTTAGTAGAAGTTGCACCAGGAATAAAACAACAAATAGTATGTGGTGCTCCTAATGTTGCTGCTAAACAAAAAGTAATTGTTGCACTACCAGGATGTGATTTAGGAGAAGGATTTGTTATTAAAGAAAGTAAAATTCGTGGTGAAGAATCAAATGGGATGATTTGTTCTTTAGGGGAATTAGGTATTGATAGTCGTTTTTTAAATGATGAACAAAGAGCAGGAATTGAGATTTTACCTACTGATGCACCAATAGGACAAGAGGCATTAGTTTATTTAGGATTAGAAGATACTATTTTAGATATCGGTTTAACTCCTAATCGTTCTGATTGTATGGCATTAACAGCTTTAGCATATGAAGTAGGTGCTGTTTTAAATAGACCCGTATTGATACCAACAGTAAGTGTGGGAAGTACGTTAGAAAGTGATGTTCAAGTTGAAATAGCAACTGATAAATGTTCTTTCTTTGGAGCAAAAGTAGTAAAAGGTGTTGTTACAAAAGAATCACCTTTATGGTTAAAAAATACATTGATTGCTAGTGGTATTAAACCAATTAATAACATTGTAGATATTTCTAATTATGTTATGTTAGAAACAGGACAACCAATTCATATGTATGATTATGATAAATTAGTTGAAAAGAAATTTATCGTTAAAACAGGATACTCACAAGAAAAAACACTATTAGATGGATTAGATTATAAAATTGAAGAAAATGATGTTGTAGTGAGTGTTGATGATAAAATTGGATGTATTGCTGGAGTTATGGGTTCAGATGATACAAAAATTGAAGATACTACTACCAATATTGTCATTGAAGCTGCCACTTTTGATGGAGCAAGTTTACGTAATACTGCAAGAAGATTAAACTTATTAACGGATGCTAGCCAACATTATATTAAAGGAGCTATTGATACAGCAAAATCTTTCTATGTATTAGATCGTTGTGCATCTTTATTACAAGAATTAGCACAAGCAAGTGAAATTTACCAAACAGTAGCTAGTGACTACACTCCTGAAACAAAAGTAATCGCTTTACAAACAAGTAGAGTAAATGGATTATTAGGAACTGATATTACTAGTGAGGAAGTAAAAGATATTTTCACAAGTCTTTGTTTTGAATATACATATAGTGATGATAGCTTTGAAGTTGTAGTACCAACGTATCGTAATGATATTACAATGGAAGCTGATTTAATTGAAGAAGTAGCAAGAATGTATGGTTATGACAATATCCCATCATCATTGCCTACCATGTCAATGACACAAGGAAATTACACAGAAATTCAATCAAAAGAAAACTTAATTAAGAATACATTAGTAGATTTAGGTTTACATGAAACATTAACATATACATTAACTTCACCAACAACAGTCGATGATTTTAACTTATTTCATGCAAAAGAAAATATAACACTAATGTCTCCTTTAGGAGAAGAAAGAAGTGTTTGTCGTAAATCACTTATTCCTTCTTTATTACAAGTAATCAATTATAACTTATCACATGCAAATAAAGATGTTGGAATCTTTGAGATTTCTAATAGTTATAGTGATAATGAAATTAAATCATTAGCTATTGCATGTACAGGAACTTATCAATCTTTACCTTGGCAACAAATGAATCAAGCCTTTGATTTCTATGTTGTAAAAGGGTTAGTAGATACTTTATTTAAAAAATTAACGATTGAAGAATCTCGTTATCAATTAAAACGTGTCGAAGTTGATAATCCGTATTTCCACCCAGGTAGAAGTGGTTATATTATGATGGGTAAAGAAATAGTAGGGGTTGTAGGACAAGTACATCCTAGTATGCAAAAAAATTATGGTGTTAAAGCTACTTATGTGGCAGAAGTTAACTTAACTACATTATTAAACTTAAAAACTAGAGCATTGAAATTTGAATCAATTCCAATGTATCCATCTGTATCAAGAGATTTAGCGTTAGTTATGGATGAAGATATTGCAAGTTATGATATTACTAGATGTATTCAAAAAGCTGGAAAACGTTTAGTCAAAGATACGACTATTTTTGATGTTTATGTTGGAGAGCATATTGAAACTGGTAAAAAATCAGTAGCAGTATCAATGGTTTTCCAAGATCCTACAAAAACATTAGATGAAGCAACCATTAATGCAACTGTAGAACAAATCTTAGCAGCCTTACAAAAAGAATATAATGCAGTATTAAGAGCATAAATAAAAAAGCATCAAAATAGTAGTTCTATTCTGGTGCTTTATAATAACAAAAGACCTGTGATTAAAATCATAGGTCTTTTTGTGTAGTTATCATGATAGGAATATTTTTATATTCACTTTCAATAATAGATGTTGGATTGGATGAAATACATGACATTAATTTTGTTGCTTTCATTTCTATTTCTAAGGCTGGATGTTTATGGCTAGAAAAAGTAGAAACAAGAGTATACTTACAATCCTTTTTTATTTTATTTAAATATTTTTTACCATTATCATTCATTCCTAGAATACGCAGGTAGTCTACATTTTTAGCTAGTTCTATTTCTTTAGAAGTGTTATTCATTAAAATATGAATAATCATTCTTTGAATTCTACCTCTTGTATATCTTTTAGAAGTTAAGCTAGTAACAAATTGTTCCATGTTGGAAGCATCCTGTATTTTTTTTAGTAATTGATTTTCAATTCCTTCTTCGACTAAGTGTAATTGTTTTAGTTCATTAGAGGAAGTAGTTAATAATTTATATTTTAAAAGTGGAAAATATTGTTCAAAATAAAATAATTCATTTTTATATAATTGACTATTAGGTAATGTATGTTCAATATCTTGGTTTGTTTTTAAGGCATTACGGATAGCAGAAGCACTACTTATTTGTTGAATTTCTTGGCTATGAAAGTCATTTGTTCGTTGAATACAATGCATTTGAATAGGAAAATTGTTATCTACTACCGCTTTTACATAACTTAAACCAAGTAAGTCATTAGGGGTAACAATTGATTTATTTAAAAGCGATGATAAAGCTTGGTTACAAGCTTCAGCATATCTTATTCCTGTCTCCATTGCTGCTTTTATTAGTTGATCATATTTTGGTTTGTTTTCTTTTATGCAATATGCAATATCATACAAGGATTGAATATCGCCACTTTCACTACCAAAAACAATATCAGTACAACCAGCTTTATGTAGTAAATCAACTGCTCCTTGGGCAAAATAATCGGCACTTTGGATTGCATAAACAAATGGAAGTTCAATTACTAAATCAACACCATGTTCTAAAGCGACTCTTGTTCTAGACCATTTATCGATAATTGCGACTTCTCCACGTTG from Tannockella kyphosi harbors:
- the pheS gene encoding phenylalanine--tRNA ligase subunit alpha — its product is MDELLKIKEEALAKIEACTNLSSLNDVRVVYLGKKGPIQDAMKSMKNMAPEERASFGQVSNQVKQEITQAIEVKKEVLEKAVLLEKLSKENIDITLPSNFIPLGSLHPLTVVARDIEELFLGMGYTIESGPEVESDHYNFELMNLPKDHPARDMQDTFYIDENTLMRTHTSPVQARTMLAAKGEGPIKVICPGKTYRRDDDDATHSHQFMQCEGLVIDKNITMADLKGTLEVFAKKMFGQKRQIRLRPSYFPFTEPSVEVDISCHNCEGKGCPMCKHTGWIEVLGAGMVNPHVLEMCGFDPLVYQGFAFGIGMERVAMLKYGIDNIRYFYNDDLRFLGQFSRKG
- a CDS encoding M48 family metallopeptidase; its protein translation is MKKNILLNNQIYSYTITRKHQKNCYLRVNGGEIKVSAPIGLSIDKIEQFIITNTDALVQALDQFVSHYDYSNGGYVTIYGKRYPIRLEDRKQLHCDIIEGIMVVNHVNIEKVVSLYLKKELYNYCVVRTKEIIEACFHFKQPSIEIKKYKSRWGSYYHGIHKITLNQSLVHLPKDLIDYVIVHELCHVLQKNHSKLFYHEVALRMPDYKQREQRLKKENI
- a CDS encoding nucleotidyltransferase, which gives rise to MKIVGLITEYNPFHYGHLHHIQEARKITKADQIIVVMSGNHVQRGEVAIIDKWSRTRVALEHGVDLVIELPFVYAIQSADYFAQGAVDLLHKAGCTDIVFGSESGDIQSLYDIAYCIKENKPKYDQLIKAAMETGIRYAEACNQALSSLLNKSIVTPNDLLGLSYVKAVVDNNFPIQMHCIQRTNDFHSQEIQQISSASAIRNALKTNQDIEHTLPNSQLYKNELFYFEQYFPLLKYKLLTTSSNELKQLHLVEEGIENQLLKKIQDASNMEQFVTSLTSKRYTRGRIQRMIIHILMNNTSKEIELAKNVDYLRILGMNDNGKKYLNKIKKDCKYTLVSTFSSHKHPALEIEMKATKLMSCISSNPTSIIESEYKNIPIMITTQKDL
- the pheT gene encoding phenylalanine--tRNA ligase subunit beta; protein product: MNVSLRVLNNYVKVDDIEPIDLANKITSVGLEVEGLHSLAKGTKLVVGYVHECRPHCDSDHLNVCLVEVAPGIKQQIVCGAPNVAAKQKVIVALPGCDLGEGFVIKESKIRGEESNGMICSLGELGIDSRFLNDEQRAGIEILPTDAPIGQEALVYLGLEDTILDIGLTPNRSDCMALTALAYEVGAVLNRPVLIPTVSVGSTLESDVQVEIATDKCSFFGAKVVKGVVTKESPLWLKNTLIASGIKPINNIVDISNYVMLETGQPIHMYDYDKLVEKKFIVKTGYSQEKTLLDGLDYKIEENDVVVSVDDKIGCIAGVMGSDDTKIEDTTTNIVIEAATFDGASLRNTARRLNLLTDASQHYIKGAIDTAKSFYVLDRCASLLQELAQASEIYQTVASDYTPETKVIALQTSRVNGLLGTDITSEEVKDIFTSLCFEYTYSDDSFEVVVPTYRNDITMEADLIEEVARMYGYDNIPSSLPTMSMTQGNYTEIQSKENLIKNTLVDLGLHETLTYTLTSPTTVDDFNLFHAKENITLMSPLGEERSVCRKSLIPSLLQVINYNLSHANKDVGIFEISNSYSDNEIKSLAIACTGTYQSLPWQQMNQAFDFYVVKGLVDTLFKKLTIEESRYQLKRVEVDNPYFHPGRSGYIMMGKEIVGVVGQVHPSMQKNYGVKATYVAEVNLTTLLNLKTRALKFESIPMYPSVSRDLALVMDEDIASYDITRCIQKAGKRLVKDTTIFDVYVGEHIETGKKSVAVSMVFQDPTKTLDEATINATVEQILAALQKEYNAVLRA
- a CDS encoding TrmH family RNA methyltransferase; protein product: MITSLTNSTIKELMKLKQKKYRTKHYLVEGEHLVEEALKNGVVEQIISTKEIDHNTLVVSPEVMEKLAFTPSPQSIMAKCKIVVQDFDCTKKKYLLLDRLQDPGNVGTLVRSALAFGYDQVILSNQSVDLYNDKVLRSMQGAHFSIACIYGSLEEVVGMLQHQGVYVVGTALENGQDIACIEKHEKMAIIMGNEGNGMELKLLQQCDAIGYIPIHTIESLNVAIAGGIMMYHYK